TAGTTAAGACCTCTAACTGATAGTCTAAGGTAATTGGGTCATTAAAATAAAATTCTTTTGCACTAACCTCTATGACATTTCCATTTTTTACAGCAGGAATATTTTTATAAGTTTCTGTCTGCTGAAATGCATTTTCTGCATCAAAATTTTTACTTATAACTAGATAGTCTCCTGCAAACTCAGGAAGCACTTCTAGTGATAGTGAGTAATAACCATCCTTAAGAGCCATTTCCTTGACTTTTTCAGGCATGGCTAGCTTCATCTCCTGATAGATTATCTCTGTTCCTCTGCCCCAGCTATCGCCAAATACATAAAGCTCTTTTTCGAAGCTTTCAATCACAGAGATGGTTGCATCTTCACCTATCTTAGCCTTAACCTCTTCTCCAGCTTTTTGAGCTCTTGCCTTGAAATCCTCTATCCACGCTTTAGCCTTGTCTTCTTTGTTAAGTAGTTTTCCAATTTCTAGAATTTGAGTTAGGTAATCTACCTTACCATATGTATATGAAACAGTAGGTGCAATGCTCTTAAATTTGTCTAAATTCTTATCTGTAGATGCGGCAATAATCAAATCTGGCTCTAGCTCTATGATTTGCTCTAGACTTTCATCAGTTATAACTTCAGCATTTTCAATATATTTGGCATATTGCGGATTATCCTTGGACCAGCTATCAACTCCCACTATATTTACTCCCATGGCCATAACCGCTCCTGATACTGCTCCATTTATTACAACTACTCTTTCAGGCTCTGCTGGTACCTCAATAGGACCATTTTCAGATTGGTATGTAATCGTCTTCGCCCTT
This is a stretch of genomic DNA from Acetoanaerobium sticklandii. It encodes these proteins:
- a CDS encoding iron-hydroxamate ABC transporter substrate-binding protein — its product is MKKLLIPMILVFALIFSACTAEQPSEGARAKTITYQSENGPIEVPAEPERVVVINGAVSGAVMAMGVNIVGVDSWSKDNPQYAKYIENAEVITDESLEQIIELEPDLIIAASTDKNLDKFKSIAPTVSYTYGKVDYLTQILEIGKLLNKEDKAKAWIEDFKARAQKAGEEVKAKIGEDATISVIESFEKELYVFGDSWGRGTEIIYQEMKLAMPEKVKEMALKDGYYSLSLEVLPEFAGDYLVISKNFDAENAFQQTETYKNIPAVKNGNVIEVSAKEFYFNDPITLDYQLEVLTKALLSK